tttgtattaattttaaatGGAAGCAACATACTTTCAACTGTACAATACATGActcttttttttaaaaggtaACGTGTAGAAATAAAACTAGGTGAACTTTCATACACATAGAGATTACAAACATTATATACAGCAGAAAACACATTTATTACCtaatacattttaattttgtagttttttgaaTTAAATGTTTTAGCACAAAGTGTTTcagttttaaatgtatttttaaaagttgctttTAAGCGAGAACTTCTAAAATTATTTACTGAAAAGAGTTATATGGCAAGTTGATGTAACCACATAAATGGTTATATGATTGGTTATCattggttattattattatgattggtTAGTTGATGGaaccaaataaataaaatactcTTTAGTTAGATAATGTTAATTGTTTTAGAAACAAAGCAGAAGGTAAACGTAGGAGAAAATAGAGAAAAAAAGAGACTAAACAGTATAAACAGCGCATTTGAAAGACTGAAGGAAGTCATTCCTACATTTCCCTTTGAGAAGAGACTCACCAAGATGGAAACATTGAGGCTCGCCATATCCTATATGACAATGCTACAAGAGCTCATTGAATCTGATATGAAGCCAGAGCAGTTTATGCAGAAGGTTCTTCAAGGAGATTTGGCAAGGGCCAGCTGGTATACTCAAGGTAAGCTTTTTTACAATTTCACACCTAATACATAAGTTTGAATTCTCTTATAAATAGAAATTATCTTCTCCTGCGCTATAAAGTTAGAAATAGATTATTTGATGGCCGGCATTCTACACGTAtattattgaaagaatattcaagaataacaatataataagaatataatacaataaggaattattgatatacatgtatgtatcattTGTACTATTATGCAATGCCTAAAATATTATGCAATGCCTAAAATATTATGTATGCCTATATACCGATGACCGaaacatattttatagaatTGTCAGCTCGATTAAATTGGTTGCATTGGGAGAACCTCGGCATGTGCATGCAGCAAACTTGGCAGCTGGAATAGTCAATCAAAAGGTAAACTGGaacacacatgtatatgtataacgTATACCACTCTTTGCTAGATGAGATTGGaacaaatatgtacatgtataacttataCCAACCACTCTTTGCTAGATGAGATTGGaacacacatgtatatgtataacgTATACCACTCTTTACTAGATGAGATTGgaacacacatatatatgtataacttatACCACTCTTTACTAGATGAGATtggaacatacatgtatatgtataacgTATACCACTCTTTACTAGATGAGATTGGaacacacatgtatatgtataacgTATACCACTCTTTACTAGATGAGATTGGaacacacatgtatatgtataacttATACCACTCTTTACTAGATGAGATtggaacatacatgtatatgtataacgTATACCACTCTTTACTAGATGAGATtggaacatacatgtatatgtataacgTATACCACTCTTTGCTAGATGAGATATCTTAACTTCACAAAAGATATAGCAGTTTGCATTTACGGGTAGATGaaataaataatttcttttcaGCTCACTAGAGAATACACATATGTGACAGTATACAGATTATATGAGCATACTAATTATGTAATTAATATGAAAGAGTTTGCATGTACGTACAAATATGTGAAACCTTGTCTGATGCCATGCTTATTCATGTCTTTATGAATAACAAGTGCTGTAGATTGTTCCTTTGTGTGCAAATCTCAATTTTTCGAGTACTCAGTTGTACATTTGTTGAACAAGCACTGCTCTACCATCATTTCATTGCTGTATTATAACAATGTGAGTATAGCTACATGTAATTGGAACCTTGCAACTGCTCCAATGATTTGCGGCTTTGCTAACAAACCACATTTGATATTTATAAAAGTTACTATAAACTACATTATATAAAGCACGACCAACCTTTGGGTTTACATGAGTGCTAAATCACTCATGAGGTTCTGTTTATGTTATGATtagcttcagttcattttataAATCGTGTCCTGTGTTTGGTcattaataaaaatcaaatcacaACTGGAATGCTCATCGTAACTGAAGCTACTGTCTATTAAAATGATTGTGCAGACAAATCCCAACTCGGATAGCTCTGTACACTATTTTACATGTAGGTTGCAAAACCATGCGATTGGGTATATGATCATTTTGcttgtttatttatttgttagtttgATAAACAAAAAGAGGAAAATTGGAAGTTGGGCACAGTTTTGCAAACACAACATTGTTtctctaaaaataaatatataatttaaacagCTGGACATAAATTTGGAAAGAAGTTTTAATGTCATAAAATAACTCACATTGAGGAAGTAGATAAAACTAACACGCACTAATAGAGACGTACGTAGTTGAGCTGAGCATAGCAcaagaaaaaggaaaaatatcagaatataatttaaaatagcAGTGTTGAACAGGAAAAACCCCAGTGCTACATTAAGAACTGGGCAACTAAAACTATAATGAGCAAATTCCTACATTAacaaaaaaacagtaaaaaaatgtttgtctgACCCAACCTGACAGAGCTAAAGTCTTCTTAGATATTTGTTTCAGGAAAGAGACTGGTATACATAAAAGCACCCAAAGAAAGACAAACAACATTACATAGAAGTAGATGGCATGGGTGTGTCGAACACAGAAGTGACATATTGTCTAAATACTCGTTCCAAGTATGTTGGTGCAAAGTACGTGTCAACGAAGGCGACATGGCCTCCGCGTTCCGTCAACAAGAGAGCAACGTTCTCAGACTTCCCTATTCTATCAACAGGAATACCTGT
The genomic region above belongs to Watersipora subatra chromosome 1, tzWatSuba1.1, whole genome shotgun sequence and contains:
- the LOC137410612 gene encoding helix-loop-helix protein 13-like encodes the protein MYHLPAVEEIEPTVELNEAFDFTDYLVWEHDLPSFQSEDLFFSEGIKPVSQPRKRDHFAVDYIASSAEACQGAGIHMCATNETKQKVNVGENREKKRLNSINSAFERLKEVIPTFPFEKRLTKMETLRLAISYMTMLQELIESDMKPEQFMQKVLQGDLARASWYTQELSARLNWLHWENLGMCMQQTWQLE